A window of Strigops habroptila isolate Jane chromosome 5, bStrHab1.2.pri, whole genome shotgun sequence contains these coding sequences:
- the LOC115608521 gene encoding leucine-zipper-like transcriptional regulator 1 isoform X1, translating to MKGKTAQCDWKSVPRKKPSPCDRYKHACSVCRGFVYLYGGRNTASLRDFWRYNIVKNEWEMLDCSRDGPEELDDHSMVAYKGNLYIFGGMVDSAFTQAKTPLWIYDIDSARWTECCNVPAETESSTPTNRKGHSAVVYHSSMYIYGGYFGIRGISQEFWTFHFDTRKWLCVSTPSHSTGPGPRHGHSAVVYHTGMYLFGGLMGLSEQKDLWKWDFVSSSWSNIRTSQGPPPVVGHASIVFKDSMLIFGGGISNSSPNDDLWKYHFHTQTWKKLSIITKANFSPKIYHCILGIGVGFQTASDFTNTFPSHWKSKEKDHHQLVTIPKHTRLCSYFRQQPAYQVFGNEESDAIEMKTFSLPLGLGGFCALQTTSEAELDPNRATSILSKDGSLRLLVSSEKETFAAAQMVGEEEGAGCQPVPAVDTNVLLLVGGKPLSSLSEISVRQMEFDSL from the exons ATGAAAGGGAAAACTGCACAGTGTGATTGGAAATCTGTACCCCGAAAGAAGCCCTCTCCCTGCGACCGATATAAACACGCTTGCAGTGTTTGTAGAGGATTTGTTTATCTCTATGGAGGGCGGAACACCGCCAGTCTTAGGGATTTTTGGCGATACAACATAG tgaaaaatgaaTGGGAAATGCTGGATTGCTCAAGAGATGGTCCAGAAGAACTGGACGACCATTCAATGGTGGCTTATAAG gGCAACCTGTATATTTTTGGTGGGATGGTGGATTCTGCTTTCACACAAGCAAAAACTCCTCTCTGGATATATGACATTG ATTCTGCAAGATGGACAGAGTGCTGTAACGTACCAGCAGAGACTGAG AGCTCGACACCAACTAACAGAAAAGGTCACAGTGCGGTAGTGTACCACTCCAGCATGTACATCTATGGAGGGTACTTCGGCATCAGAGGCATTTCACAGGAGTTTTGGACTTTCCATTTTG atacaAGAAAATGGTTGTGTGTTTCCACCCCATCTCACAGTACTGGCCCAGGACCTCGGCATGGCCATTCAGCAGTGGTTTATCATACAGGCATGTACCTCTTCGGAGGACTGATGGGGCTGAGTGAACAGAAAGACTTATGGAAGTGGGACTTTGTAAGCAGCAGCTGGTCCAACATCAGAACAAG CCAAGGACCTCCTCCAGTGGTAGGTCATGCTTCAATAGTCTTCAAAGACTCCATGCTGATTTTTGGTGGAGGGATTTCAAATTCCAGTCCTAACGATGACCTCTGGAAGTATCATTTCCATACACAGACATGGAAGAAGCTTAGTATTATTACCAAGGCAAACTTCTCTCCTAAAATATATCACTGCATCTTAGGAATTGGTGTGGGTTTCCAAACTGCTTCAGATTTCACTAATACGTTCCCCAGCCATTGGAAGAGTAAGGAGAAGGACCATCACCAGCTGGTGACCATCCCAAAGCACACTCGCCTTTGCAGCTACTTCCGTCAGCAGCCCGCGTACCAAGTGTTTGGCAATGAGGAAAGTGATGCAATTGAAATGAAAACCTTTAGCTTGCctctggggctggggggcttTTGTGCATTGCAAACCACTTCGGAGGCAGAATTAGACCCTAACAGAGCAACGAGCATTTTATCAAAGGATGGGTCTCTGCGTCTGCTTGtctcttcagaaaaagagacttttgctgctgctcagatggttggagaagaggagggagcCGGCTGTCAGCCAGTGCCTGCAGTGGATACCAATGTGCTGCTGCTCGTTGGGGGTAAACCTTTGTCCAGCTTATCTGAGATCTCAGTCAGGCAAATGGAGTTTGACAGCTTGTGA
- the LOC115608521 gene encoding actin-fragmin kinase-like isoform X2 has product MKGKTAQCDWKSVPRKKPSPCDRYKHACSVCRGFVYLYGGRNTASLRDFWRYNIVKNEWEMLDCSRDGPEELDDHSMVAYKGNLYIFGGMVDSAFTQAKTPLWIYDIDSARWTECCNVPAETESSTPTNRKGHSAVVYHSSMYIYGGYFGIRGISQEFWTFHFDTRKWLCVSTPSHSTGPGPRHGHSAVVYHTGMYLFGGLMGLSEQKDLWKWDFVSSSWSNIRTSHWKSKEKDHHQLVTIPKHTRLCSYFRQQPAYQVFGNEESDAIEMKTFSLPLGLGGFCALQTTSEAELDPNRATSILSKDGSLRLLVSSEKETFAAAQMVGEEEGAGCQPVPAVDTNVLLLVGGKPLSSLSEISVRQMEFDSL; this is encoded by the exons ATGAAAGGGAAAACTGCACAGTGTGATTGGAAATCTGTACCCCGAAAGAAGCCCTCTCCCTGCGACCGATATAAACACGCTTGCAGTGTTTGTAGAGGATTTGTTTATCTCTATGGAGGGCGGAACACCGCCAGTCTTAGGGATTTTTGGCGATACAACATAG tgaaaaatgaaTGGGAAATGCTGGATTGCTCAAGAGATGGTCCAGAAGAACTGGACGACCATTCAATGGTGGCTTATAAG gGCAACCTGTATATTTTTGGTGGGATGGTGGATTCTGCTTTCACACAAGCAAAAACTCCTCTCTGGATATATGACATTG ATTCTGCAAGATGGACAGAGTGCTGTAACGTACCAGCAGAGACTGAG AGCTCGACACCAACTAACAGAAAAGGTCACAGTGCGGTAGTGTACCACTCCAGCATGTACATCTATGGAGGGTACTTCGGCATCAGAGGCATTTCACAGGAGTTTTGGACTTTCCATTTTG atacaAGAAAATGGTTGTGTGTTTCCACCCCATCTCACAGTACTGGCCCAGGACCTCGGCATGGCCATTCAGCAGTGGTTTATCATACAGGCATGTACCTCTTCGGAGGACTGATGGGGCTGAGTGAACAGAAAGACTTATGGAAGTGGGACTTTGTAAGCAGCAGCTGGTCCAACATCAGAACAAG CCATTGGAAGAGTAAGGAGAAGGACCATCACCAGCTGGTGACCATCCCAAAGCACACTCGCCTTTGCAGCTACTTCCGTCAGCAGCCCGCGTACCAAGTGTTTGGCAATGAGGAAAGTGATGCAATTGAAATGAAAACCTTTAGCTTGCctctggggctggggggcttTTGTGCATTGCAAACCACTTCGGAGGCAGAATTAGACCCTAACAGAGCAACGAGCATTTTATCAAAGGATGGGTCTCTGCGTCTGCTTGtctcttcagaaaaagagacttttgctgctgctcagatggttggagaagaggagggagcCGGCTGTCAGCCAGTGCCTGCAGTGGATACCAATGTGCTGCTGCTCGTTGGGGGTAAACCTTTGTCCAGCTTATCTGAGATCTCAGTCAGGCAAATGGAGTTTGACAGCTTGTGA